The Streptomyces europaeiscabiei genome window below encodes:
- the trpB gene encoding tryptophan synthase subunit beta, which yields MSSEFFIPDPEGQVPSAEGYFGAFGGKFIPEALVAAVDEVAVEYDKAKHDPEFARELDDLLVHYTGRPSSLTEVPRFAEHAGGARVFLKREDLNHTGSHKINNVLGQALLTRRMGKTRVIAETGAGQHGVATATACALFGLDCTIYMGEIDTQRQALNVARMRMLGAEVVAVKSGSRTLKDAINEAFRDWVANVDRTHYLFGTVAGPHPFPAMVRDFHRVIGVEARRQILERAGRLPDAAVACVGGGSNAIGLFHAFIPDADVRLIGCEPAGHGIETGEHAATLTAGEPGILHGSRSYVLQDEEGQITEPYSISAGLDYPGIGPEHAYLKDSGRGEYRAVTDDAAMQALRLLSRTEGIIPAIESAHALAGALEVGRELGKDGLIVVNLSGRGDKDMDTAARYFGLYETAADAEVAADAADLAEIEGDAK from the coding sequence ATGTCCAGTGAGTTCTTCATTCCCGACCCCGAGGGTCAGGTTCCCAGCGCCGAGGGGTACTTCGGCGCGTTCGGCGGCAAGTTCATCCCGGAGGCGCTGGTCGCCGCCGTGGACGAGGTCGCCGTGGAGTACGACAAGGCGAAGCACGACCCCGAGTTCGCGCGCGAGCTCGACGATCTGCTCGTGCACTACACGGGGCGGCCCAGTTCGCTGACCGAGGTGCCGAGGTTCGCCGAGCACGCCGGCGGGGCGCGGGTGTTCCTCAAGCGCGAGGACCTGAACCACACCGGATCGCACAAGATCAACAACGTGCTCGGGCAGGCCCTGCTCACCCGGCGCATGGGCAAGACGCGGGTCATCGCCGAGACGGGAGCGGGCCAGCACGGCGTCGCCACCGCCACTGCCTGCGCGCTCTTCGGGCTCGACTGCACGATCTACATGGGGGAGATCGACACCCAGCGGCAGGCCCTGAACGTCGCCCGCATGCGCATGCTGGGCGCCGAGGTCGTCGCCGTGAAGTCCGGTTCCCGGACCCTCAAGGACGCCATCAACGAGGCGTTCCGGGACTGGGTCGCCAACGTCGACCGCACGCACTACCTGTTCGGGACCGTGGCCGGGCCCCACCCCTTCCCCGCCATGGTCCGCGACTTCCACCGGGTGATCGGGGTCGAGGCACGGCGTCAGATCCTCGAACGCGCCGGGCGGCTGCCCGACGCCGCCGTGGCCTGCGTGGGCGGCGGGTCCAACGCCATCGGGCTCTTCCACGCCTTCATCCCGGACGCCGACGTACGCCTCATCGGCTGCGAACCCGCGGGTCACGGCATCGAGACCGGTGAGCACGCGGCGACGCTCACCGCCGGTGAGCCGGGCATCCTGCACGGGTCGCGCTCGTACGTCCTCCAGGACGAGGAAGGGCAGATCACCGAGCCCTACTCGATCTCGGCGGGCCTCGACTACCCGGGCATCGGCCCCGAGCACGCGTACCTCAAGGACAGCGGCCGCGGCGAGTACCGCGCGGTCACCGACGACGCTGCCATGCAGGCGCTGCGTCTGCTGTCGCGCACCGAGGGCATCATCCCGGCGATCGAGAGCGCGCACGCGCTCGCCGGCGCGCTGGAGGTCGGCAGGGAGCTGGGCAAGGACGGGCTGATCGTCGTCAACCTGTCCGGGCGCGGCGACAAGGACATGGACACGGCCGCGCGGTACTTCGGCCTGTACGAAACCGCTGCCGACGCCGAGGTCGCCGCCGACGCGGCCGATCTCGCCGAGATCGAGGGGGACGCCAAGTGA
- the trpM gene encoding tryptophan biosynthesis modulator TrpM, which produces MTDRAFVADRPGFVPAGASGCAGAALSVEITHTGDPGPVGCALMFSISMTTRDPYARLARGCRPRGCRAPARRVHGRRVRYVIGDEPGQVNGMRWPRTRHLR; this is translated from the coding sequence ATGACCGACCGCGCCTTCGTCGCCGACCGGCCGGGGTTCGTCCCGGCCGGGGCGTCGGGGTGCGCGGGGGCGGCCTTGTCGGTCGAGATCACCCACACGGGTGATCCGGGGCCGGTAGGCTGTGCCCTGATGTTCTCGATCTCCATGACGACCAGGGACCCCTACGCCCGCCTCGCGCGCGGGTGCCGTCCCCGTGGCTGCCGGGCGCCCGCCCGCCGGGTCCACGGGCGCCGGGTCCGGTACGTCATCGGCGACGAGCCGGGCCAGGTGAACGGCATGCGATGGCCCCGGACGCGTCACCTGCGGTGA
- the trpC gene encoding indole-3-glycerol phosphate synthase TrpC, with amino-acid sequence MSVLDEIIDGVRADLAERQARVSLDELKERVAKAPAAKDGAAALRGDGVKVICEVKRSSPSKGALAAIADPAGLAADYEAGGAAIISVLTEQRRFGGSLADLEAVRARVDIPVLRKDFIVTSYQLWEARAYGADVVLLIVAALDQPALESLIERAESIGLTPLVEVHDEDEVERAVDAGARVIGVNARNLKTLEVDRTTFERVAPEIPDSIIKIAESGVRGPHDLIAYANAGADAVLVGESLVTGKDPRTAVADLVAAGEHPALRHGRG; translated from the coding sequence GTGAGTGTGCTCGACGAGATCATCGACGGAGTCCGTGCCGACCTCGCGGAGCGGCAGGCGCGCGTCAGCCTCGACGAGCTCAAGGAGCGCGTGGCGAAGGCTCCGGCGGCCAAGGACGGCGCGGCCGCCCTCCGTGGCGACGGCGTCAAGGTGATCTGCGAGGTCAAGCGGTCCAGCCCCTCCAAGGGCGCGCTCGCCGCGATCGCCGACCCGGCCGGTCTCGCGGCCGACTACGAGGCGGGTGGCGCGGCGATCATCTCCGTCCTCACCGAACAGCGCCGCTTCGGCGGCTCGCTGGCCGACCTGGAGGCCGTCCGCGCGCGCGTGGACATCCCCGTCCTGCGCAAGGACTTCATCGTCACCTCGTACCAGCTGTGGGAGGCACGGGCGTACGGCGCCGACGTGGTCCTGCTGATCGTCGCGGCTCTCGACCAGCCGGCGCTGGAGTCGCTGATCGAGCGTGCCGAGTCCATCGGACTCACCCCGCTCGTCGAGGTCCACGACGAGGACGAGGTCGAACGCGCGGTCGACGCCGGTGCCCGGGTGATCGGGGTCAACGCCCGCAACCTGAAGACCCTCGAGGTCGACCGCACCACGTTCGAGCGGGTCGCCCCCGAGATCCCCGACTCCATCATCAAGATCGCCGAGTCCGGCGTCCGGGGCCCGCACGACCTCATCGCCTACGCCAACGCCGGCGCCGACGCCGTCCTGGTGGGCGAGTCCCTCGTCACCGGCAAGGACCCCAGGACGGCCGTCGCCGACCTCGTCGCCGCGGGCGAGCACCCGGCGCTGCGGCACGGGCGGGGCTGA
- a CDS encoding DUF2752 domain-containing protein, whose product MRCVNPETQPTAPPSRAETADATAAISGPGRGPGRTLRALGVPAGVLAAVGGAFAYVAAVDPNDPGHYPVCPLWRFTGLYCPGCGGLRSAHAFAHGDVATALTDNALAVAGFVGFAVLWTVWVVHVARGRPLRLRLGPVRMWSLGALALVFTVVRNLPFGSWLHP is encoded by the coding sequence ATGCGGTGTGTGAACCCCGAGACCCAGCCGACCGCGCCGCCGTCGCGCGCCGAAACGGCCGATGCGACCGCCGCGATCAGCGGCCCCGGTCGTGGCCCGGGGCGCACGCTCCGCGCGCTCGGTGTGCCCGCCGGGGTGCTCGCGGCCGTCGGCGGGGCCTTCGCCTACGTCGCGGCCGTGGACCCCAACGACCCCGGCCACTACCCCGTCTGCCCGCTGTGGCGCTTCACCGGCCTCTACTGCCCCGGCTGCGGCGGTCTGCGCAGCGCGCACGCCTTCGCGCACGGGGATGTCGCGACCGCCCTCACCGACAACGCGCTGGCCGTGGCGGGCTTCGTGGGCTTCGCGGTGCTGTGGACCGTTTGGGTGGTCCATGTGGCGCGCGGGCGACCTCTGCGCCTGCGGCTCGGCCCCGTCCGGATGTGGTCGCTCGGCGCGTTGGCGCTGGTCTTCACGGTTGTCCGGAACCTGCCGTTCGGTAGCTGGCTCCATCCTTGA
- a CDS encoding HGxxPAAW family protein produces the protein MAGSSHGHTPAAWTGVTITFIGFCVSGAYMVMAQPLGFWAGMVIIVLGGVVGMVMRAMGLGQPKDAHAVYEKATVRAQTATTPEPAAAKS, from the coding sequence ATGGCGGGCAGCAGCCACGGTCACACCCCGGCCGCCTGGACCGGCGTCACCATCACCTTCATCGGTTTCTGCGTCTCGGGCGCCTACATGGTGATGGCCCAGCCGCTGGGATTCTGGGCCGGAATGGTCATCATCGTCCTCGGCGGTGTCGTCGGCATGGTCATGCGCGCCATGGGCCTGGGCCAGCCGAAGGACGCGCACGCCGTGTACGAGAAGGCGACGGTCCGCGCGCAGACCGCGACGACTCCCGAGCCGGCCGCCGCCAAGAGCTGA
- a CDS encoding TIGR02234 family membrane protein: protein MEYVTAVPHPRSESASVRAGRRSLALALLSGALGAAVALLASRQRWSEGTISVAGGAFPLTAQGSDVTGVPAALAVVGLAALVAVFAVRRSGRVLVAALLALSGAGTIAAALLGAYDSSALDDKAAEASGDTAAAVDAIGHTGWPYVAAAGGALILLAGLLALRYGRMWPAMSGRYERDGTPRPRKAEPVDPDRPEDMWKALDRGEDPTGSDPA from the coding sequence GTGGAGTACGTGACCGCAGTACCTCACCCCCGTTCCGAATCCGCGTCCGTCCGCGCCGGCCGACGCAGCCTCGCCCTGGCGCTGCTCAGCGGTGCCCTCGGCGCGGCCGTCGCGCTGCTCGCCAGCCGCCAGCGCTGGTCGGAGGGCACCATCTCGGTGGCCGGCGGCGCCTTCCCGCTGACCGCCCAGGGCAGCGACGTCACAGGCGTGCCCGCGGCCCTCGCCGTGGTGGGCCTCGCCGCGCTCGTCGCCGTCTTCGCCGTACGCCGGTCCGGGCGCGTCCTGGTCGCCGCCCTGCTCGCCCTCTCCGGGGCGGGCACGATCGCCGCCGCGCTGCTCGGCGCGTACGACAGCTCGGCGCTCGACGACAAGGCGGCCGAGGCCTCCGGCGACACCGCCGCGGCCGTCGACGCGATCGGCCACACCGGTTGGCCGTACGTCGCGGCCGCCGGTGGCGCGCTCATCCTGCTCGCCGGGCTGCTGGCGCTTCGCTACGGACGGATGTGGCCCGCGATGTCCGGCCGCTACGAACGGGACGGCACACCCCGGCCGCGCAAGGCCGAGCCGGTCGACCCCGACCGGCCCGAGGACATGTGGAAGGCCCTGGACCGGGGCGAGGACCCCACGGGATCCGATCCGGCCTAG
- a CDS encoding anthranilate synthase component I, with the protein MDLETFRKLAGDRRVIPVSRKLLADGDTPVALYRKLAAERPGTFLLESAENGRSWSRYSFVGVRSHATLTARDGRAHWLGTPPVGVPVDGDPLAALRATIEALHTPHQEGMPPFTGGMVGYLGYDIVRRLEKIGPGERDDLRLPELTMLLTSDLAVMDHWEGSVLLIANAINHNDLDTGVDEAHADAVARLDAMQADLARPVPQPPAALPPSELPEYTALWGGPDFQEAVEDIKERIRAGEAFQVVPSQRFETPCTASALDVYRVLRATNPSPYMYLFRFDGFDVVGSSPEALVKVEDGHAMVHPIAGTRHRGATPQEDQALAEELLADPKERAEHLMLVDLGRNDLGRVCEPGSVEVVDFMSVERYSHVMHIVSTVTGRVAAGRTAFDVLTACFPAGTLSGAPKPRAMQIIDELEPSRRGLYGGCVGYLDFAGDSDTAIAIRTALLRDGTAYVQAGAGIVADSDPVAEDTECRNKAAAVLRAVHTANRLGQ; encoded by the coding sequence ATGGACCTCGAGACGTTCCGCAAGCTGGCCGGCGACCGCCGGGTCATCCCCGTCAGCCGCAAACTCCTCGCCGACGGCGACACCCCGGTCGCGCTCTACCGCAAGCTCGCCGCCGAACGCCCCGGCACCTTCCTGCTGGAGTCCGCGGAGAACGGCCGCTCGTGGTCCCGTTACTCCTTCGTGGGCGTCCGCAGCCACGCCACCCTCACCGCCCGCGACGGCCGGGCCCACTGGCTCGGCACCCCGCCCGTCGGCGTCCCCGTGGACGGCGACCCCCTCGCCGCCCTGCGCGCCACCATCGAGGCGCTCCACACCCCCCACCAGGAGGGCATGCCGCCCTTCACCGGCGGCATGGTCGGCTACCTCGGCTACGACATCGTGCGCCGCCTGGAGAAGATCGGCCCCGGCGAGCGGGACGACCTCCGGCTGCCCGAGCTGACCATGCTGCTGACGAGCGACCTGGCGGTCATGGACCACTGGGAGGGCTCGGTCCTGCTCATCGCCAACGCCATCAACCACAACGACCTGGACACGGGTGTCGACGAGGCCCACGCCGACGCCGTCGCCCGCCTCGACGCCATGCAGGCCGACCTCGCCCGGCCCGTCCCCCAGCCCCCGGCGGCCCTGCCGCCCTCGGAGCTGCCCGAGTACACCGCGCTGTGGGGCGGCCCCGACTTCCAGGAGGCCGTCGAGGACATCAAGGAACGCATCCGGGCCGGCGAGGCCTTCCAGGTCGTCCCCTCCCAGCGCTTCGAAACACCGTGCACGGCAAGCGCGTTGGACGTCTACCGCGTCCTCAGGGCGACCAACCCGTCCCCGTACATGTACCTGTTCCGCTTCGACGGCTTCGACGTCGTCGGTTCCTCCCCCGAGGCCCTGGTCAAGGTCGAGGACGGGCACGCCATGGTCCACCCCATCGCCGGCACCCGGCACCGGGGCGCGACCCCGCAGGAGGACCAGGCCCTCGCCGAGGAGCTGCTCGCCGACCCCAAGGAGCGCGCCGAGCACCTGATGCTCGTCGACCTCGGCCGCAACGACCTGGGCCGGGTCTGCGAACCGGGCTCGGTCGAGGTCGTCGACTTCATGTCCGTCGAGCGGTACTCGCACGTGATGCACATCGTGTCCACCGTCACCGGCCGGGTCGCGGCGGGCCGTACGGCCTTCGACGTCCTGACCGCCTGCTTCCCCGCCGGCACTCTCTCCGGCGCCCCGAAGCCGCGCGCCATGCAGATCATCGACGAACTGGAGCCGTCCCGCAGGGGCCTGTACGGCGGCTGCGTCGGCTATCTCGACTTCGCGGGCGACTCCGACACCGCCATCGCCATCCGCACGGCACTGCTGCGCGACGGCACGGCGTACGTCCAGGCCGGCGCCGGCATCGTCGCCGACTCCGACCCCGTCGCCGAGGACACCGAGTGCCGCAACAAGGCGGCGGCGGTCCTGCGCGCGGTGCACACGGCCAACCGGCTCGGACAATAG
- the hisI gene encoding phosphoribosyl-AMP cyclohydrolase yields the protein MTSTPSSSSPPGPGAPAGPGTPSALDPRIAARIKRSADGLLPAIAQQYDTGEVLMLGWMDDEALHRTITTGRCTYWSRSRHEYWVKGDTSGHFQWVKSVALDCDADTVLVKVDQVGAACHTGARTCFDEDVLKAVEGGADSDVPSLDQ from the coding sequence ATGACCAGCACGCCGTCCTCCAGCAGCCCTCCCGGTCCCGGAGCCCCCGCCGGCCCCGGCACTCCCAGCGCGCTGGACCCCCGGATCGCCGCGCGCATCAAGCGCAGCGCCGACGGGCTCCTGCCCGCCATCGCCCAGCAGTACGACACCGGTGAGGTGCTCATGCTCGGCTGGATGGACGACGAGGCCCTGCACCGCACGATCACCACCGGCCGCTGCACGTACTGGTCGCGCAGCCGCCACGAGTACTGGGTGAAGGGCGACACCTCCGGCCACTTCCAGTGGGTGAAGTCCGTCGCCCTGGACTGCGACGCCGACACCGTCCTCGTCAAGGTCGACCAGGTCGGCGCCGCCTGCCACACCGGCGCCCGCACCTGCTTCGACGAGGACGTCCTCAAGGCCGTCGAGGGCGGCGCCGATTCCGACGTACCGTCACTGGATCAGTAA
- a CDS encoding TIGR03085 family metal-binding protein — protein MSTHAKRERLLFADLLETAGPEAPTLCEGWTTRDLAAHVVVRERRPDAAGGILIKQLASRLDRVMAEFAAKPYEELIQLVRTGPPRFSPFSLKQIDEASNTIEFYVHTEDVRRARPEWSPRELDHVFQDALWSRLERTARLMGRGSPTGLVLRRPDGRTAVAHRGAPVVTVTGEPSELLLFLYGRQQVADVELEGEKEAITKLHETKQLGI, from the coding sequence ATGTCGACCCATGCCAAGCGTGAACGGCTTCTCTTCGCCGACCTGTTGGAGACCGCGGGCCCTGAGGCCCCCACCCTGTGCGAGGGCTGGACGACCCGTGATCTGGCCGCGCACGTGGTCGTGCGCGAGCGCCGCCCCGACGCCGCCGGGGGCATACTCATCAAGCAGCTCGCGTCGCGCCTGGACCGGGTGATGGCGGAGTTCGCCGCGAAACCCTATGAGGAACTGATCCAGCTCGTCCGCACCGGTCCGCCGCGTTTCTCGCCGTTCTCCCTCAAGCAGATCGACGAGGCGTCGAACACGATCGAGTTCTACGTCCACACCGAGGACGTCCGCCGCGCCCGGCCCGAATGGTCGCCGCGCGAGCTCGACCACGTCTTCCAGGACGCCCTCTGGTCCCGCCTGGAGCGCACCGCCCGCCTCATGGGCCGCGGCTCCCCCACCGGCCTGGTCCTGCGCCGCCCCGACGGCCGGACGGCGGTGGCCCACCGCGGCGCCCCCGTCGTCACCGTCACCGGCGAGCCCTCCGAGCTGCTGCTGTTCCTCTACGGCCGCCAGCAGGTCGCCGACGTCGAACTGGAGGGCGAGAAGGAAGCGATCACCAAGCTGCACGAGACGAAGCAGCTGGGTATCTGA
- the hisF gene encoding imidazole glycerol phosphate synthase subunit HisF gives MTLAVRVIPCLDVDNGRVVKGVNFQNLRDAGDPVEMAKVYDAEGADELTFLDITASSGNRETTYDVVRRTAEQVFIPLTVGGGVRTAEDVDKLLRAGADKVGVNTAAIARPDLIREIAERFGRQVLVLSVDARRTEAGSFEVTTHGGRKGTGIDAVEWAHRAAELGAGEILLNSMDADGTKDGYDLEMIAAVRKHVTVPVIASGGAGGLAHFAPAIEAGADAVLAASVFHFGDLRIGEVKNALRGAGHPVR, from the coding sequence ATGACCCTGGCGGTCCGAGTCATCCCCTGCCTGGACGTGGACAACGGCCGGGTCGTCAAGGGCGTCAACTTCCAGAACCTGCGCGACGCGGGCGACCCCGTCGAGATGGCGAAGGTGTACGACGCCGAGGGCGCCGACGAGCTGACGTTCCTGGACATCACCGCCTCGTCGGGCAACCGCGAGACCACCTACGACGTGGTGCGCCGCACCGCCGAGCAGGTCTTCATCCCGCTGACGGTCGGCGGCGGCGTCCGCACGGCCGAGGACGTGGACAAGCTGCTGCGGGCGGGCGCGGACAAGGTGGGCGTCAACACGGCGGCGATCGCCCGCCCCGACCTCATCCGTGAGATCGCCGAGCGCTTCGGCCGCCAGGTGCTGGTCCTGTCGGTCGACGCCCGCCGCACGGAAGCCGGATCCTTCGAGGTCACCACCCACGGCGGCCGCAAGGGCACCGGCATCGACGCCGTCGAGTGGGCCCACCGGGCCGCCGAACTCGGCGCCGGCGAGATCCTGCTCAACTCGATGGACGCGGACGGCACCAAGGACGGCTACGACCTGGAGATGATCGCCGCCGTCCGCAAGCACGTCACCGTCCCCGTCATCGCCTCCGGCGGCGCCGGAGGACTCGCCCACTTCGCCCCGGCCATCGAAGCGGGCGCCGACGCCGTCCTCGCCGCCTCCGTCTTCCACTTCGGCGACCTGCGCATCGGCGAGGTCAAGAACGCGCTGCGGGGGGCGGGGCACCCGGTGCGGTGA
- a CDS encoding RidA family protein — translation MTSEAVRRVQSGSPWEESFGFARAVAAGDRVLVAGTTAFRGDVLYGEGDPYEQAKVAFTSAVEALGEFGLGAGSVIRTRMYLTHMRDVEDVGRAHKEIFDPVRPAATLLVVEGFVDPRILVEVEIEAFRG, via the coding sequence ATGACGTCCGAAGCCGTGCGGCGTGTGCAGAGCGGGAGTCCCTGGGAGGAGTCCTTCGGTTTCGCGCGCGCCGTCGCGGCGGGCGACCGCGTCCTGGTGGCGGGCACGACGGCCTTCAGGGGCGATGTGCTGTACGGGGAGGGCGACCCGTACGAACAGGCCAAGGTGGCCTTCACCAGCGCGGTCGAGGCGCTCGGCGAGTTCGGGCTCGGCGCCGGGTCCGTGATCCGTACGCGGATGTACCTGACCCACATGCGGGACGTGGAGGACGTGGGGCGGGCCCACAAGGAGATCTTCGACCCGGTGCGTCCGGCCGCGACCCTGCTGGTCGTGGAGGGTTTCGTCGACCCGCGCATCCTCGTCGAAGTAGAGATCGAAGCATTCAGAGGCTAG
- the priA gene encoding bifunctional 1-(5-phosphoribosyl)-5-((5-phosphoribosylamino)methylideneamino)imidazole-4-carboxamide isomerase/phosphoribosylanthranilate isomerase PriA yields MAKLELLPAVDVRDGQAVRLVHGESGTETSYGSPLQAALAWQRAGAEWLHLVDLDAAFGTGDNRDLVAEVTRAMDIKVELSGGIRDDASLAKALATGCTRVNLGTAALETPEWVAKVIAEHGDRIAVGLDVRGTTLKGRGWTRDGGDLYETLERLDKEGCARYVVTDIAKDGTLQGPNLELLRNVCAATDRPVVASGGVSSLDDLRAIAELVPLGVEGSIVGKALYAKAFTLEEALEAVSS; encoded by the coding sequence ATGGCAAAGCTCGAACTCCTTCCCGCCGTCGACGTCCGCGACGGCCAGGCGGTCCGGCTCGTCCACGGCGAGTCCGGCACGGAGACCTCCTACGGCTCCCCGCTCCAGGCCGCCCTCGCCTGGCAGCGTGCGGGCGCCGAGTGGCTGCACCTGGTCGACCTGGACGCCGCGTTCGGCACCGGCGACAACCGGGACCTGGTCGCCGAGGTCACCCGGGCGATGGACATCAAGGTGGAACTGTCCGGCGGCATCCGGGACGACGCCTCCCTGGCGAAGGCCCTGGCCACCGGCTGCACCCGGGTCAACCTGGGCACCGCCGCCCTGGAGACCCCCGAGTGGGTCGCCAAGGTCATCGCCGAACACGGCGACAGGATCGCGGTGGGTCTGGACGTGCGCGGTACGACGTTGAAGGGCCGTGGCTGGACCCGCGACGGCGGCGACCTCTACGAGACGCTGGAGCGCCTCGACAAGGAGGGCTGCGCCCGCTACGTCGTCACGGACATCGCCAAGGACGGCACCCTCCAGGGCCCCAACCTGGAGCTGCTGCGCAACGTGTGCGCCGCGACGGACCGCCCGGTCGTGGCGTCCGGCGGCGTGTCGTCCCTCGACGACCTGCGGGCCATCGCCGAGCTGGTGCCCCTCGGTGTCGAGGGCTCCATCGTCGGCAAGGCCCTGTACGCGAAGGCGTTCACCCTGGAAGAGGCCCTGGAGGCTGTGTCGTCATGA
- the hisH gene encoding imidazole glycerol phosphate synthase subunit HisH yields MELSTGSKKVVVFDYGFGNVRSAERALARTGAQVEITRDFDTAMNADGLLVPGVGAFAACMKGLKEARGDWIVDRRLSGGRPVMGICVGMQILFARGIEHGVETDGLDEWPGTVEPLQAEIVPHMGWNTVEAPADTTLFAGLDADARFYFVHSYAVHDWALETHNPALTAPRVTWSTHGKPFVAAVENGALWATQFHPEKSGDAGAQLLNNWIGTL; encoded by the coding sequence GTGGAATTGAGCACCGGATCCAAGAAGGTCGTCGTCTTCGACTACGGCTTCGGGAACGTGAGGTCCGCCGAGCGCGCCCTCGCGCGTACGGGCGCCCAGGTCGAGATAACGCGTGACTTCGACACCGCCATGAACGCCGACGGGCTGCTGGTGCCCGGCGTCGGCGCCTTCGCCGCCTGCATGAAGGGACTGAAGGAGGCGCGCGGCGACTGGATCGTCGACCGCCGGCTCTCCGGCGGCCGACCGGTGATGGGCATCTGCGTCGGCATGCAGATCCTCTTCGCGCGCGGCATCGAGCACGGCGTGGAGACCGACGGCCTCGACGAGTGGCCCGGCACGGTCGAGCCGCTCCAGGCCGAGATCGTGCCCCACATGGGCTGGAACACCGTCGAGGCACCGGCCGACACGACGCTGTTCGCCGGCCTGGACGCCGACGCCCGCTTCTACTTCGTGCACTCCTACGCCGTCCACGACTGGGCCCTGGAGACGCACAACCCCGCGCTGACCGCGCCCAGGGTCACCTGGTCGACGCACGGCAAGCCCTTCGTGGCGGCCGTGGAGAACGGCGCCCTGTGGGCCACCCAGTTCCACCCCGAGAAGTCCGGCGACGCCGGAGCGCAGCTGCTGAACAACTGGATCGGAACCCTGTAG
- the hisB gene encoding imidazoleglycerol-phosphate dehydratase HisB, protein MSRVGRVERTTKETSVLVEINLDGTGRTEISTGVGFYDHMLDQLGRHGLFDLTVKTDGDLHIDSHHTIEDTALALGAAFKQALGDKVGIYRFGNCTVPLDESLAQVTVDLSGRPYLVHTEPEKMAPMIGEYDTTMTRHILESFVAQAQIALHVHVPYGRNAHHIVECQFKALARALRYASERDPRAAGILPSTKGAL, encoded by the coding sequence ATGAGCCGTGTCGGACGAGTGGAACGCACCACGAAGGAGACCTCGGTGCTCGTCGAGATCAACCTCGACGGCACCGGCAGGACGGAGATCTCCACCGGGGTCGGTTTCTACGACCACATGCTCGACCAGCTCGGCCGCCACGGTCTGTTCGATCTGACCGTGAAGACCGACGGCGACCTGCACATCGACTCCCACCACACCATCGAGGACACCGCCCTCGCGCTGGGCGCCGCCTTCAAGCAGGCCCTCGGCGACAAGGTGGGCATCTACCGCTTCGGCAACTGCACGGTCCCGCTGGACGAGTCCCTCGCCCAGGTGACGGTGGATCTGAGCGGCCGCCCGTACCTCGTGCACACCGAGCCCGAGAAGATGGCGCCGATGATCGGCGAGTACGACACCACGATGACCCGGCACATCCTGGAGTCGTTCGTCGCCCAGGCCCAGATCGCGCTGCACGTGCACGTGCCGTACGGGCGCAACGCCCACCACATCGTCGAGTGCCAGTTCAAGGCGCTGGCGCGGGCCCTGCGCTACGCGTCCGAGCGCGACCCGCGCGCGGCCGGCATCCTGCCCTCCACGAAGGGCGCGCTGTGA